The following nucleotide sequence is from Desulfovermiculus halophilus DSM 18834.
GCCCTGTACTACGACCAGCAGCGGGGCCGGGGGGGATTGGCCTGGATAGACTTCTCCACCGGGGACTGGACCGGACTGGCTGTCAAGAACGAACAGGATCTGTGGTCCTGGGTCCAGAAGATCGATCCCCCGGAGATCATCTGCCCGGAGGGCCTGCGGGTACCGGAGCGCAGCCAGGAGCTCAAGGAGCGCATCACCTGGCTTCCGGAAAAGGCGTTCTTCCATCCCGGCCGCAGCCGGGAGCTCGTCCTGGAGGTCCAGGAGGTGGCCGGCCTGGAGGCCCTGGACCTGGAAGACAAGCCCGCCCTGGTCCGGGCCTGCGGGGCCCTGGTCGCCTATCTCAAGCAGACCCAGAAACAGGCCCTGGACCACCTGTGCCCGTTTCGCCCGTTGCAGCTGAGCAAACACCTCATTCTGGACGAGGTCACCGAACGGAACCTGGAGCTCTTTCAGCGCCTGGATGGAGGCAAAGGCCAGGGCACGCTGTGGCATGTCCTGGACCAGACCCAGACCCCCATGGGCGGACGCCTGCTCCAGGAGCGGCTCCGCCACCCCTGGCGGGAGCTCAAGCCCATTGAACGTACCCAGGCCGCGGTAAGCTGTTTTGTCCGTTGCTCCGGGCTCAGGTCCAGGATCCGGCCCGAGCTGGACTCGGTCTTTGACCTGGAGCGCCTGAACACCAGGATCCAGCTCAACCGCTGCTCCCCGAAGGACTTTGTCTTTCTGCGCTCCAGCCTGGAACGCCTGCCCCGGCTCAGACTGTGCCTTCAGGAACAGGCCGAGTCAGATTCCCTTCCGGATGAGCTGAACAGGCTTTTGCAGGAATGGGACGACATGCAGGACCTGTGCCGCCTGCTGGAATCCAGTCTCGGAGACAATCCGCCCCAGGTGATCACCGAAGGAGGATTGTTCCGTCCCGGCTACGACCACCGCCTGGACGAGCTCATCGACCTGACCGAACACGGCGAAGCACGGCTCAAGGAGCTTTTGTCCCGGGAACAGGAGGCCAACGGCCTTCCCAAGCTCAAGCTTGGGTTCAACCGGGTCTTCGGCTATTACTTTGAGCTGTCCAAGGCCCACAAGGGACCGGTCCCGGAGCATTTTCACCGCCGCCAGACCCTGGTCAACTCTGAACGCTACGTCACCGACGAGCTCAAGGATCTGGAAGAAAAGCTCTTTTCTGCTGCGGAACAGAAAAAGAACCTGGAGTTCGAGCTTTTTCAGGAACTGCGGGACAAGGTCCTGGGCCACCGGGAGCGGATTGCAGCCATGGCCGGACGGATTGGGATCCTGGATTTCTGGCAGGGGCTGGCCCAGACCGCGGCGGACTGGGAATGGGTATGCCCCAGTGTGCACACCGGACTGGAGGTCGATATCCGCCAGGGGCGCCATCCGGCCGTGGAAGCGGCCCAGGGCCGGACCAATTACATCCCCAACGATATTTTGCTCCAAGAGCAGGGGACCCTGCTGCTCATCACCGGACCGAACATGGCCGGAAAATCAACGGTGCTGCGCCAGACCGCCCTTATATCCATCCTGGCCCAGATCGGGTCCTTCGTCCCGGCTGCGTCCTGTTCGCTGGGGCTGGCCGACCGGATCTTCACCCGGGTGGGCGCCTCGGACAATCTGGCCCAGGGGCAGTCCACGTTTATGGTCGAGATGACCGAGACCGCCCGCATTCTCCGCCAGGCAGGCAAGCGCAGCCTGGTCATCCTGGATGAAATCGGCCGGGGAACCAGCACCTACGATGGGCTGTCCCTGGCCTGGGCGGTGGTCGAGAACCTGGCCGGCAAATACGAACACGGGATCCGCACCCTGTTCGCCACCCATTACCACGAGCTCACTGATCTGGAGGAGCGCATCCCGGCCATCCGCAACTACAATATCGCGGTCAAAGAATGGAAGGGAGAGATCATCTTCCTTCGCCGCCTGGTTCCCGGTCCGGCGGATCGAAGCTACGGGATCGAGGTAGCCAAGCTGGCCGGCGTGCCCCAGCCGGTGATCACCAGGGCCAAGGAGCTTTTACAGCGCCTGGAACAGGCCAGCCGGGAGGTGAACACCCACGGCGAGGGCCGCAGAAAGGCCCGTCAGTCCATGCTTCCCGGGCTTTTCCAGCCCCGGGAGGCACAGTCCGCGGATCCTGAACCGGCCCAGCACCCCCTGGTTTCCCGGCTGCAGGAGCTTGACATTGACCACCTCTCCCCTGTCCAGGCCTTGAACATCCTGCATGAATGGAAAACAGAGTGGGGAACCGATGCGTGAGAATAAGATGCGTGCCCTGGTCATCGGATTGGTGGTCCTGAGTCTGCTCTGGCTGGGAGTGGGCTGCGGGAAAAAGGGCTGGCCCGAGCCGGACATTGACGAAGACCGCTTTGTATGGTCGGAAATAAGCTCCAAGGTCACCGGCAATTGCATGGATATCACTGCCCTGCTCAGCGGCAATGTCCAGAACCTGGCTCGAGTGACTCTGGAGGTGGAGATGCGTTCCGAGCCCTGCCCAGGCTGTCCTTTTTCCCCGACCACCACGGTCCGCATGGAACCCGGATCAGAGAACTGGAAACGCCGGGGGGCCCTGGTTCACGTCATGTGGTGCGGCTTGGAGCCGGACAAGGCAGTCCGCTGGCGTTTGATCGGACACCCCCTGCATGCC
It contains:
- the mutS gene encoding DNA mismatch repair protein MutS yields the protein MTSPKPRMTPMLEQYLEIKEHYPDALLFFRMGDFYELFFDDAQTAARELQIALTSRNPNAELNVPMCGVPYHAVQEYLRPLLERRYKVAICDQMEDPGQAKGLVKRAVTRVLTPGTVLDEGSLQAKMHNYLAALYYDQQRGRGGLAWIDFSTGDWTGLAVKNEQDLWSWVQKIDPPEIICPEGLRVPERSQELKERITWLPEKAFFHPGRSRELVLEVQEVAGLEALDLEDKPALVRACGALVAYLKQTQKQALDHLCPFRPLQLSKHLILDEVTERNLELFQRLDGGKGQGTLWHVLDQTQTPMGGRLLQERLRHPWRELKPIERTQAAVSCFVRCSGLRSRIRPELDSVFDLERLNTRIQLNRCSPKDFVFLRSSLERLPRLRLCLQEQAESDSLPDELNRLLQEWDDMQDLCRLLESSLGDNPPQVITEGGLFRPGYDHRLDELIDLTEHGEARLKELLSREQEANGLPKLKLGFNRVFGYYFELSKAHKGPVPEHFHRRQTLVNSERYVTDELKDLEEKLFSAAEQKKNLEFELFQELRDKVLGHRERIAAMAGRIGILDFWQGLAQTAADWEWVCPSVHTGLEVDIRQGRHPAVEAAQGRTNYIPNDILLQEQGTLLLITGPNMAGKSTVLRQTALISILAQIGSFVPAASCSLGLADRIFTRVGASDNLAQGQSTFMVEMTETARILRQAGKRSLVILDEIGRGTSTYDGLSLAWAVVENLAGKYEHGIRTLFATHYHELTDLEERIPAIRNYNIAVKEWKGEIIFLRRLVPGPADRSYGIEVAKLAGVPQPVITRAKELLQRLEQASREVNTHGEGRRKARQSMLPGLFQPREAQSADPEPAQHPLVSRLQELDIDHLSPVQALNILHEWKTEWGTDA